One Symphalangus syndactylus isolate Jambi chromosome 9, NHGRI_mSymSyn1-v2.1_pri, whole genome shotgun sequence DNA segment encodes these proteins:
- the TSSK4 gene encoding testis-specific serine/threonine-protein kinase 4 isoform X4 yields the protein MKVLRHKYLINFYRAIETTSRVYIILELAQGGDILEWIQHYGACSELLAGKWFSQLTLGIAYLHSKSIVHRDLKLENLLLDKWKNVKISDFSFAKMAPSNQPVGRSPSYRQVNCFSHLSQTYCGSFAYACPEILRGLPYNPFLSDTWSMGVILYTLVVAHLPFDDTNFKKLLRETQKEVTFPANHTISQECKNLILQMLRQATKRATILDIIKDPWVLKFQPEQPTHEIRLLEAMCQLHTTTKQH from the exons ATGAAAGTCTTGCGGCACAAGTACCTCATCAACTTCTATCGGGCCATTGAGACCACATCTCGAGTATACATCATTCTGGAGCTGGCTCAGGGTGGTGACATCCTTGAATGGATCCAGCACTACGGGGCCTGCTCTGAGCTCCTTGCTGGCAAGTGGTTCTCCCAGCTGACCCTGGGCATTGCCTACCTGCACAGCAAGAGCATCGTGCACCG GGACTTAAAGTTGGAGAACCTGTTGCTGGACAAGTGGAAGAATGTGAAGATATCAGACTTTAGCTTCGCCAAGATGGCGCCTTCTAACCAGCCTGTGGGTCGTAGCCCTTCTTACCGCCAAGTGAACTgcttttcccacctcagccagaCTTACTGTGGCAGCTTTGCTTATGCTTGCCCGGAGATCTTACGAGGCTTGCCCTACAACCCTTTCCTGTCTGACACCTGGAGCATGGGCGTCATCCTTTACACTCTAGTGGTCGCCCATCTGCCCTTTGATGACACCAATTTCAAAAAGCTGCTGAGAGAGACTCAGAAGGAGGTCACTTTCCCAGCTAACCATACCATCTCCCAGGAGTGCAAG AACTTGATCCTCCAGATGCTACGCCAAGCCACTAAGCGTgccaccattctggacatcatcAAGGATCCCTGGGTTCTCAagttccagcctgagcaacccaCCCATGAGATCAGGCTGCTTGAGGCCATGTGCCAGCTCCACACCACCACTAAACAGCACTAA
- the TSSK4 gene encoding testis-specific serine/threonine-protein kinase 4 isoform X3: MRKGDVLEAAPTTTAYHSLMDEYGYEVGKAIGHGSYGTVYEAFYTKKKVVVAVKIISKKKASDDYLNKFLPRELEVMKVLRHKYLINFYRAIETTSRVYIILELAQGGDILEWIQHYGACSELLAGKWFSQLTLGIAYLHSKSIVHRDLKLENLLLDKWKNVKISDFSFAKMAPSNQPVGRSPSYRQVNCFSHLSQTYCGSFAYACPEILRGLPYNPFLSDTWSMGVILYTLVVAHLPFDDTNFKKLLRETQKEVTFPANHTISQECKIQLLIACVAQWRKTQARPLSPCSRT, translated from the exons ATGAGGAAGGGAGATGTCTTAGAGGCAGCACCAACCACCACAGCCTACCATTCCCTCATGGATGAATATGGTTATGAGGTGGGCAAGGCCATTGGCCATGGCTCCTATGGGACAGTATATGAGGCTTTCTATACAAAGAAGAAGGTCGTGGTGGCAGTCAAGATCATCTCAAAGAAGAAGGCCTCTGATGACTATCTTAACAAGTTCCTGCCCCGTGAACTAGAG GTAATGAAAGTCTTGCGGCACAAGTACCTCATCAACTTCTATCGGGCCATTGAGACCACATCTCGAGTATACATCATTCTGGAGCTGGCTCAGGGTGGTGACATCCTTGAATGGATCCAGCACTACGGGGCCTGCTCTGAGCTCCTTGCTGGCAAGTGGTTCTCCCAGCTGACCCTGGGCATTGCCTACCTGCACAGCAAGAGCATCGTGCACCG GGACTTAAAGTTGGAGAACCTGTTGCTGGACAAGTGGAAGAATGTGAAGATATCAGACTTTAGCTTCGCCAAGATGGCGCCTTCTAACCAGCCTGTGGGTCGTAGCCCTTCTTACCGCCAAGTGAACTgcttttcccacctcagccagaCTTACTGTGGCAGCTTTGCTTATGCTTGCCCGGAGATCTTACGAGGCTTGCCCTACAACCCTTTCCTGTCTGACACCTGGAGCATGGGCGTCATCCTTTACACTCTAGTGGTCGCCCATCTGCCCTTTGATGACACCAATTTCAAAAAGCTGCTGAGAGAGACTCAGAAGGAGGTCACTTTCCCAGCTAACCATACCATCTCCCAGGAGTGCAAG ATCCAACTGCTCATTGCCTGTGTGGCACAATGGAGAAAAACTCAGGCAAGACCTCTCTCTCCCTGCTCTAGAACTTGA
- the TSSK4 gene encoding testis-specific serine/threonine-protein kinase 4 isoform X2, with product MRKGDVLEAAPTTTAYHSLMDEYGYEVGKAIGHGSYGTVYEAFYTKKKVVVAVKIISKKKASDDYLNKFLPRELEVMKVLRHKYLINFYRAIETTSRVYIILELAQGGDILEWIQHYGACSELLAGKWFSQLTLGIAYLHSKSIVHRDLKLENLLLDKWKNVKISDFSFAKMAPSNQPVGRSPSYRQVNCFSHLSQTYCGSFAYACPEILRGLPYNPFLSDTWSMGVILYTLVVAHLPFDDTNFKKLLRETQKEVTFPANHTISQECKNLILQMLRQATKRATILDIIKDPWVLKFQPEQPTHEIRLLEAMCQLHTTTKQH from the exons ATGAGGAAGGGAGATGTCTTAGAGGCAGCACCAACCACCACAGCCTACCATTCCCTCATGGATGAATATGGTTATGAGGTGGGCAAGGCCATTGGCCATGGCTCCTATGGGACAGTATATGAGGCTTTCTATACAAAGAAGAAGGTCGTGGTGGCAGTCAAGATCATCTCAAAGAAGAAGGCCTCTGATGACTATCTTAACAAGTTCCTGCCCCGTGAACTAGAG GTAATGAAAGTCTTGCGGCACAAGTACCTCATCAACTTCTATCGGGCCATTGAGACCACATCTCGAGTATACATCATTCTGGAGCTGGCTCAGGGTGGTGACATCCTTGAATGGATCCAGCACTACGGGGCCTGCTCTGAGCTCCTTGCTGGCAAGTGGTTCTCCCAGCTGACCCTGGGCATTGCCTACCTGCACAGCAAGAGCATCGTGCACCG GGACTTAAAGTTGGAGAACCTGTTGCTGGACAAGTGGAAGAATGTGAAGATATCAGACTTTAGCTTCGCCAAGATGGCGCCTTCTAACCAGCCTGTGGGTCGTAGCCCTTCTTACCGCCAAGTGAACTgcttttcccacctcagccagaCTTACTGTGGCAGCTTTGCTTATGCTTGCCCGGAGATCTTACGAGGCTTGCCCTACAACCCTTTCCTGTCTGACACCTGGAGCATGGGCGTCATCCTTTACACTCTAGTGGTCGCCCATCTGCCCTTTGATGACACCAATTTCAAAAAGCTGCTGAGAGAGACTCAGAAGGAGGTCACTTTCCCAGCTAACCATACCATCTCCCAGGAGTGCAAG AACTTGATCCTCCAGATGCTACGCCAAGCCACTAAGCGTgccaccattctggacatcatcAAGGATCCCTGGGTTCTCAagttccagcctgagcaacccaCCCATGAGATCAGGCTGCTTGAGGCCATGTGCCAGCTCCACACCACCACTAAACAGCACTAA
- the TSSK4 gene encoding testis-specific serine/threonine-protein kinase 4 isoform X1: MRKGDVLEAAPTTTAYHSLMDEYGYEVGKAIGHGSYGTVYEAFYTKKKVVVAVKIISKKKASDDYLNKFLPRELEVMKVLRHKYLINFYRAIETTSRVYIILELAQGGDILEWIQHYGACSELLAGKWFSQLTLGIAYLHSKSIVHRLMPSLSASGRDLKLENLLLDKWKNVKISDFSFAKMAPSNQPVGRSPSYRQVNCFSHLSQTYCGSFAYACPEILRGLPYNPFLSDTWSMGVILYTLVVAHLPFDDTNFKKLLRETQKEVTFPANHTISQECKNLILQMLRQATKRATILDIIKDPWVLKFQPEQPTHEIRLLEAMCQLHTTTKQH, translated from the exons ATGAGGAAGGGAGATGTCTTAGAGGCAGCACCAACCACCACAGCCTACCATTCCCTCATGGATGAATATGGTTATGAGGTGGGCAAGGCCATTGGCCATGGCTCCTATGGGACAGTATATGAGGCTTTCTATACAAAGAAGAAGGTCGTGGTGGCAGTCAAGATCATCTCAAAGAAGAAGGCCTCTGATGACTATCTTAACAAGTTCCTGCCCCGTGAACTAGAG GTAATGAAAGTCTTGCGGCACAAGTACCTCATCAACTTCTATCGGGCCATTGAGACCACATCTCGAGTATACATCATTCTGGAGCTGGCTCAGGGTGGTGACATCCTTGAATGGATCCAGCACTACGGGGCCTGCTCTGAGCTCCTTGCTGGCAAGTGGTTCTCCCAGCTGACCCTGGGCATTGCCTACCTGCACAGCAAGAGCATCGTGCACCG CCTGATGCCCAGCCTTTCTGCTTCTGGTAGGGACTTAAAGTTGGAGAACCTGTTGCTGGACAAGTGGAAGAATGTGAAGATATCAGACTTTAGCTTCGCCAAGATGGCGCCTTCTAACCAGCCTGTGGGTCGTAGCCCTTCTTACCGCCAAGTGAACTgcttttcccacctcagccagaCTTACTGTGGCAGCTTTGCTTATGCTTGCCCGGAGATCTTACGAGGCTTGCCCTACAACCCTTTCCTGTCTGACACCTGGAGCATGGGCGTCATCCTTTACACTCTAGTGGTCGCCCATCTGCCCTTTGATGACACCAATTTCAAAAAGCTGCTGAGAGAGACTCAGAAGGAGGTCACTTTCCCAGCTAACCATACCATCTCCCAGGAGTGCAAG AACTTGATCCTCCAGATGCTACGCCAAGCCACTAAGCGTgccaccattctggacatcatcAAGGATCCCTGGGTTCTCAagttccagcctgagcaacccaCCCATGAGATCAGGCTGCTTGAGGCCATGTGCCAGCTCCACACCACCACTAAACAGCACTAA